tggtTTCCCTTGCAGTGGCGTTGAAGCCAAGCAGCCCAACTCTGCCATCAGGAAATGTGTCAGGGTCCAGCTCATTAAGAacggaaaaaaaatcacagcttttgTCCCCAACGATGGCTGCCTGAACTTCATCGAGGTAATTGTCAAGAAGCCTCAAATGTTGTGAGGAAAAGGTGTGAATAGCAGATTTATTCTGTTGGTGCTGATTCAGTCTGTTAAGGGGTTTGTGTGCATGGATTTTGGCCAGCACCCTCGGTGTTCCCAGGCTGTctggggcagggtgggaggTGCTCAGTGCCCGGTTTGTGCCCGCGTTGGGGCTCACAGCCCGTTCCTGTCACAGGAGAACGACGAGGTGCTGGTGGCTGGCTTCGGGCGCAAGGGCCACGCCGTGGGCGACATCCCGGGCGTGCGCTTCAAGGTGGTCAAGGTGGCCAACGTGTCCCTGCTGGCCCTCTacaaggggaagaaggagagacCCAGGTCGTAAATGCCTCACCAGTGTGACAAGATCGCCAATaaaatttttggtttaaaaGGAGTGCTGTGCTCGTTATTCAGggggtgctggaggaggagagggggtgGTCTCAAAAATCTTCCTGTAGAAACTGAAGTAATGTTTCTTCCTAGATCTGGCCAAAGAAACAGCCCAAACTGTAATGTTCTTCTGGGACTATTAATCAGGAATCAAAACATCCCCTCAGGGGAGTGGAAGCTGCATGAATTTTAATgcataactttaaaaaaaagccgCCTTCACATCAGAAATGGTCACTGGAAGTGGTGGAAATGGTGTTTGTGGCAGCAGTTCTGGCCTCTGGTGTGAGCACAAAACTCCCCAGCTTTGTGCCCTGAAAGGATTATTGAACCATCAGCCCAAAGAGTTTCACCCGGTGTTCAGTACAAATTAACTATGGTTATTTTGGGGTGAGTCTGCCCAATTTGAGGATACCGGTTTTAGTACACTGACTTAGGTGTCTCTGAGTTTCTACCTGATTAGcccaaagaaaaatacagagttaTTCAGAGGCTTCCTTAGTGAAGTAAAACCTCAAAATCTTTACTTAGCAGAAGCCAGAGTGTGAACACTTCCCTCATTACAACTGCAGCTCATCTGCGTGGTGAGGGAATGGCTCTGCTGCAAATAattcatatatttatatagaaatTGATGCAGAAGTCAATAATTTATATGACAGTGGAGTAGGAATCTAAGAACACGTTGAGAATCTCTCCGGAGGTTCGTGTGGTAGAACCGGGGAAGGCAGAAGGGCAGGGGACTGTCTCTCCTCGCACTTCTGCATCTCCAAATTCCAAAGGAGGAAGACTCAGCGGGcgctggagcagctcccggcCGGGCGCTGTTGTGAGGCCGCGTCGCCACCAGATGTCGCGACAGGAGCGGGGAGGGGGACAGCTGAGAGGGAAATGCTCGAGCCGAAAGCTTGTGTGGGCTTTGACAAAGGAAACGGGGACACTCGGCCCAACGgggctccagagcagcaggagagcagccccgggctggggaggggcagatGGAGAAGcgctggggggctgtgggggagaCCTGGGACTCCAAACCCCTGAGCTGAACCCCAAACCCCTGAGCTGGGAGCCCAaaccctctgtgctgggaccccaaaccccctgagctgggatcccaaaccccctgtgctgggatcccaaaccccctgagctgggaccccaaaccccctgagctgggagcccaaaccccctgagctgggagcccaaaccctctgtgctgggaccccaaaccccctgagctgggatcccaaaccccctgagctggaaccccaaaccccctgagctgggatcccaaaccccctgtgctgggaccccaaaccccctgagctggaaccccaaaccccctgtgctgggaccccaaaccccctgtgctgggaccccaaaccccctgagctgggatcccaaaccccctgtgctgggaccccaaaccccctgagctggaaccccaaaccccctgtgctgggaccccaaaccccctgggctgggaccccaaaccccctgagctgggctgggcccagcgtgggcagcagggcaggggggattctgcccctctgccccctcagctgagcccccacctgcagagctgccccagccctgggcccagctcaggaaggagctggagctgctgcagccaggccagggcaggcaccaggatgagcagagggatggagcagctctgctgggaggaaaggctgccagagctgggcttgttcagcctgcagaggagaagctctggggtcACCTCACtggggccttgcagggcctgaaggagctgcaggaaacctgcagagagacaattgccaagggctggagggacaggacacagggaatggcttcccagtgccagggggcagggctggatgggagattgggcaggaattgttccctggcagggtgggcaggccctggcacagggtgcccagagcagctggggctgcccct
This genomic stretch from Corvus hawaiiensis isolate bCorHaw1 chromosome Z, bCorHaw1.pri.cur, whole genome shotgun sequence harbors:
- the RPS23 gene encoding 40S ribosomal protein S23, with amino-acid sequence MGKCRGLRTARKLRSHRRDQKWHDKQYKKAHLGTALKANPFGGASHAKGIVLEKVGVEAKQPNSAIRKCVRVQLIKNGKKITAFVPNDGCLNFIEENDEVLVAGFGRKGHAVGDIPGVRFKVVKVANVSLLALYKGKKERPRS